The Metabacillus schmidteae genome has a segment encoding these proteins:
- a CDS encoding GNAT family N-acetyltransferase translates to MINWVEIKEGNVSYFEMAMELYDKAFPIEVREPHDIFLRGLQYAQNYYHFLLGFEGDQLVSFATGHYFANINSGFIVYIATNLHARSSGIGSKTLMKIEDLLNNDAISAGNSSIKAIYLETETQELVHTEVEKQDYIKRNRFFSGNNYVKYNEINYLQPPLHDDVKDMPLNLLIKYPGNTNLSKEEIKLAVKTIYKEKYFEINEIDKMVLNQCLRKMGFEEDEFF, encoded by the coding sequence ATGATAAATTGGGTAGAAATTAAAGAGGGAAATGTAAGTTATTTTGAAATGGCTATGGAATTGTATGACAAAGCTTTTCCTATTGAAGTGAGAGAACCGCATGATATTTTTCTAAGAGGTTTACAATATGCACAAAATTATTATCATTTCTTGTTAGGGTTTGAAGGAGATCAACTTGTTTCATTTGCAACAGGACATTACTTTGCAAATATAAATTCAGGATTTATTGTGTATATTGCTACTAACCTTCATGCACGAAGTAGTGGGATAGGTTCAAAAACACTAATGAAAATAGAAGACTTATTAAATAATGACGCGATTTCAGCAGGCAACTCATCAATTAAAGCAATTTACTTAGAAACAGAAACACAAGAATTGGTACATACAGAAGTTGAAAAACAAGATTATATCAAAAGGAATAGATTCTTTTCCGGGAATAACTATGTTAAGTACAACGAAATCAACTATCTTCAACCACCTTTACATGATGATGTAAAAGATATGCCACTAAATCTTTTGATTAAGTACCCAGGCAATACTAATCTAAGTAAGGAAGAAATAAAATTAGCTGTTAAAACGATTTATAAAGAAAAGTATTTTGAGATAAATGAAATTGATAAAATGGTACTCAATCAATGTCTTAGAAAGATGGGATTTGAGGAAGATGAGTTCTTTTAA
- a CDS encoding GNAT family N-acetyltransferase — MIRKLNKDDNDSVMALIGHKPAENLFIIGDIEAFGYESDIQEIWGQFHNEKLIAVLLRYDRNYIPYSEQSYDVKGFADIINSNPAQIEISGLKHVVEPLQKLINRDVRKHSGTYYAKCTGLSYEISKSRVQCANYLQPSEYAENVEMLSSIPEFSTGNFSVEARELAEKYKTGRTYVVRNEQGVMVSSASSTAENSQSAMIVGVGTRPGFERKGYATICMEKLCSELLAEGKSLCLFYDNPAAGKIYKRLGFTDIGFWTMIRYELK, encoded by the coding sequence ATGATTCGTAAGTTAAATAAAGATGACAATGATTCAGTAATGGCGCTTATTGGCCATAAGCCGGCAGAAAATTTATTTATTATAGGTGATATTGAAGCATTTGGTTATGAATCTGATATTCAAGAGATATGGGGTCAATTTCATAACGAGAAATTGATAGCTGTTTTATTACGGTACGACCGAAATTATATCCCATATAGCGAGCAATCTTATGACGTAAAGGGTTTTGCAGATATCATTAACAGTAATCCTGCTCAAATTGAAATAAGTGGATTAAAGCATGTAGTAGAGCCTTTACAAAAATTAATAAATAGGGATGTAAGAAAACATAGTGGAACTTATTATGCAAAATGTACAGGTTTAAGTTATGAGATATCTAAATCAAGAGTACAGTGTGCAAACTATTTACAGCCGTCAGAGTATGCTGAAAATGTAGAGATGTTGAGTTCAATTCCTGAATTTTCAACTGGGAATTTTAGTGTCGAAGCGAGAGAACTTGCTGAAAAATATAAAACAGGAAGAACATATGTTGTCAGAAATGAACAAGGGGTAATGGTTTCATCTGCATCTTCCACGGCTGAAAATTCTCAATCAGCTATGATCGTTGGTGTTGGGACAAGACCCGGCTTTGAACGGAAAGGCTATGCAACGATATGCATGGAAAAGCTTTGCAGTGAATTATTAGCAGAGGGGAAATCACTTTGTTTATTTTATGATAATCCTGCAGCAGGAAAAATCTATAAACGATTAGGATTCACCGACATAGGATTTTGGACAATGATTCGGTACGAATTAAAGTAA